The genomic window CTCGCAGCAGGGCCGCCAAGCCCCGAAGGATCTCGTCGCCCGCCCCGTGGCCGAAGGCGTCGTTCACGCTCTTGAAGTGGTCGATGTCGGCCAGAACGACCGAGAGGGGCTCGCGGGTGCGTCGGCTCCTCACCAGGGCCCCGTCGCAGGCCTCCAGAAAGCCGCGCCGGTTCTTCAGCCCCGTGAGGGAATCCGTGCGGGAGGCCTCCTCCTCCCGTCCGAAACGGTCGTTGAGGGAACGCGCCGATGCCAGGAACAGCACGATGAACCCGAGGGCGGGAAGCCCGCTCGGCAGGGGGGCGATGCGCAGTTCCTGGAGGATGTCGCCCACCAGGCACAGGGTGAGTACCACGAATCCCTTGGCCACCATCCCCGATTCGCGGTCGCCCTCGCGCGAGGCGGCGAAGGCCCGGACCATGGCCCAAACCAGAAGCCAGAAGCAGCCGAGAAGGACGGCCGGAAAGAGAGGCGGGAGAAGGAGCGCGGACACGGGGGCCAGGGCGAGCACGAAGGTCTGAAGGACCCTCGCGAGCCGGCCCTTCGGATCGCGGTTCAGCGAGTAGACGAGTTCGAAGAGGAAACAGGTGGCGAGCGCGACTCCGAGCGTGTTCAGGGCGCCCAGCCATGTTCCCCCGAGGTCCATCCACCTCCTGCCGGCCATGCCGGTGAGGTCCACCACCAAGGCCGAGGCGCTGGCCCCGGCCAGCCAGAGGTGGGCGAGGCGGTCCCGGCGCCTCAGCCACAGGTCCAGGTGGATGACGCCGAAGAAGAAATAGACACCCGCGGCGAAGGCGTCCCATAGCTCGATGGGTTCGAGCACCGCGGCTCCCGCGACGGCCATGATCGGCTCCACCCTTCCCTCTCGGGGAGGCCATTCTACACCGGAATGCGGCGGGGCGGGCCGAAGCCCGCCCCGCTTGCGAGGGTCCAGGACCGCCGGAGACCCCGGCGAGGTTCAATAGGATTGGGCGTCCAGCTTCACTTTCCCCCTAAACACCCAGTAGATGCTGGCCGTATACGCGAGCACCAGGGGCACGCCGATGAGCGCGATGACGAGCATGATGCCCAGCGTCTTCTGCGAGGAGGCCGCGTTGTAGATCGTGAGGCTGAGATCGGGATTCGGATTCGAGTACACCAGGTTCGGGAGCATGCCGAGCCCGAAGAGGGCCATGAGGGCCGCCATCGCCGCGCAGGAGGAGAGGAACGCGTAAAAGTCCCGCCCGTGGTAGATCTCCCTGGGTATGTTGGCCACGGCCAGCATGTTCGCCAGGGCCACCACGAAGAGGCCCGGGTGGTCCTTGAAGATGGCCACCATGTGGGGCACGTACAGAAGGGTGGCCATGGTCGTGGTGGCGTAGCAGATGATGAAGAAGATGATCGTGTTGTTGATCCAGGACCGCACCTTGTCGTGGAGGGCGCCCTCGGTCTTCAACGTCAGGTAGATGGAGCCGTGCATCATGAAGAGGGCCACGGTGGTGACGCCCACGAGAAGCGCGTAGGGATGGAGAAGGCCAAGGAAGGTCCCTGCGAATTCGTGGTCCGGAGCCAGCGGAATTCCCCAGGCGACGTTTCCGAGGGCCACGCCGAGGAGGAGAGCGGAGAGGATGCTGGACACGCTGAAGGAGACGTCCCACATTTGCCGCCACCATCCCATGGGCTGCTTGCTCCGGAACTCGATGGCCACGGCCCGGAAGATGAGCCCGAAGAGAAGCAGGACCAGGGCCAGGTAGAAGCCGGAGAAGATCGTGGCGTACACGTGGGGGAAGGCGGCGAAGAGCGCGCCCCCGCCGGTGACGAGCCAGACCTCGTTGCCGTCCCACACGGGGCCGATGGAATTGATGGCGAGCCGGCGCTCCTCGTCGGTCTTCGTGAACAGGTGCAGAGCGCCGACGCCCAGGTCGAAGCCATCGAGGATGGCGTAGCCGGTGAGGAGCACGCCCACCAGGACGTACCAGACGACGTTCAGATCGAGGTTCATGCCCGGTGCCCCCCCTTCTCGGGCCCTGCCTCCACGGGGCCCTCCTTGATCTTGTGGTCCAGGAGGTAGATGAACAGGACGAACAGGAGAACGTACACGAGCGTGAAGAGGAGGAGGGAAGTGAGGGTCTCTCCGGCGGACACGACCTTCGAGAGCCCCTCGCTCGTCCTCAGGAGCCCCTGGACGATCCACGGCTGGCGCCCCACCTCCGCGGACATCCAGCCGAGCTGGTTCGCCAGGTGCGGAAGAACCACGGCGGCCACCCAGCCCCAGAGGAGCCACCTCGTCTCGAAGAGCTTGCCGCGCCACCAGTACAGGGCGGACGCGAGGCTGAGGAGGAGGATCGCCATCCCGATGGCGACCATGGCGTGGTAGCTCTGGAAGACGAGGTTCACGGGGGGGCGGTCTTCCGGACGAAAGGCCCTCAGGCCCGTCACCGGCGCGCCCGAGTTCCCGTGAAGGAGGAGGCTGAGGAGTCCGGGCACGGCCACGCCGAACTTGACCTTTTCCTCCTTCTCGTCCACCCAGCCGAAGAGGGTCAGCGGAGCCCCTGCAGAGGTTTCGGGATAAAGCCCCTCGAAGGCGGCCAGCTTGGCGGGCTGGTGCTCGGCCACGACCTGGGCGCTCGAATGGCCCGACACGAGCTGCGCCAGGGACGCCGCGATGGCCACGGCCAGGGCGATCCGCATGGAGGCCTTGGCGAACTCGACGTGTCGCTTCTTCAACAGGTAGAAAGCAGAGACGGACAGGACGAAGAAGGATCCCGTCAGGAGGGCGCCGAGGAGCACGTGGACGAGCCGGTCCACCGTGGAGGGGTTGAAGACGACCTGCCAGAAGTCCGTGACCTCCGCGCGGGCCATGGCCCCTTCGCCCACGATGTGGAATCCGGCGGGCGTCTGCTGCCAGGAATTGGCGACGATGATCCAAACGGCGCTGAACATGGAGCCGAGGGAGACCATGACCGTGGAGAAGAAGTGCATCCGGGGGCTCACCTTGTCCCATCCGAAGAGGAGGATGGCGAGAAACCCGGATTCGAGAAAGAAGGCGAAGATGCCCTCGGCCGCCAGGGCGCTGCCGAAGACGTCGCCCACGTAGCGGGAATACGTGGACCAGTTCGTGCCGAACTGGAACTCCATGACGATTCCCGAGGCCACCCCCACGGCGAAGATGAGCCCGAAGACCCGCACCCAGAAGCGCGTCATGGCGTGGTAGAGGGGCTTCTTCGTCTTCAGGTACATCCCCTCCATGACCACGAGCAGGAGCCCCAGCCCGATGGTCATGGGAGGGAAGATGTAGTGGAAGGCGATGGTCCATGCGAACTGGATCCGTGCCAACAACAGTGCATCCATTCACACCTCCCCTAAAAGCAAACCATCCAGCCCTTCGCAGGGGGCCGTCCTTCGATCCCGCTTGGCGCCCCGGCGGCGCCGCTTCACGATTTCGCCTCCTTGGCGCCTCGGCGTCCCTTGCCAGACGGGGGCGGCCCCCCTGACGCGGATTTCGGGGTCATGGAGGCGGCCAGATCCGAGAAGCGGATCTTGCCCAGGGCCGAGGCCAACTGGCGGCTGGCCCGGCACCACGCCCGCTGGACGGGGCATAGGTCCGAAAGGGGGCAATCCCCAGGGTTCACCACGCAGCCGTTGAGGGCCACCTGCCCCTCCATGGCCTCCACGACCTCCCGGAGGCTGACCTTTCGGGCCGGCCGCGCGAGGGCGATTCCACCGCCGCTCCCCCTGGCCGTCCGGAGGATGCCCGCCGAAGACAAGCGGCTCACGATCCGGCGGATGAGGACCGGGGGGATGAGGCGCTTGCGCGCGATCTCGCCGGCCGTCACGCGGGCGCCGGGCTCGAGGCTCGCCAGGTGGAGGACGATCCGCGCCGCGTAGTCCGTCTGCC from Acidobacteriota bacterium includes these protein-coding regions:
- a CDS encoding GGDEF domain-containing protein; translation: MAVAGAAVLEPIELWDAFAAGVYFFFGVIHLDLWLRRRDRLAHLWLAGASASALVVDLTGMAGRRWMDLGGTWLGALNTLGVALATCFLFELVYSLNRDPKGRLARVLQTFVLALAPVSALLLPPLFPAVLLGCFWLLVWAMVRAFAASREGDRESGMVAKGFVVLTLCLVGDILQELRIAPLPSGLPALGFIVLFLASARSLNDRFGREEEASRTDSLTGLKNRRGFLEACDGALVRSRRTREPLSVVLADIDHFKSVNDAFGHGAGDEILRGLAALLRGSVRGQDVVARWGGEEFLLLLPGTAGDGALKVAEMLRERAAQFAWAHGETSVSVTLSFGVAEHEAGRDIEETISRADKALYRAKEEGRNRVVAG
- a CDS encoding Rrf2 family transcriptional regulator, whose translation is MIGIGRQTDYAARIVLHLASLEPGARVTAGEIARKRLIPPVLIRRIVSRLSSAGILRTARGSGGGIALARPARKVSLREVVEAMEGQVALNGCVVNPGDCPLSDLCPVQRAWCRASRQLASALGKIRFSDLAASMTPKSASGGPPPSGKGRRGAKEAKS
- a CDS encoding cytochrome ubiquinol oxidase subunit I, which translates into the protein MDALLLARIQFAWTIAFHYIFPPMTIGLGLLLVVMEGMYLKTKKPLYHAMTRFWVRVFGLIFAVGVASGIVMEFQFGTNWSTYSRYVGDVFGSALAAEGIFAFFLESGFLAILLFGWDKVSPRMHFFSTVMVSLGSMFSAVWIIVANSWQQTPAGFHIVGEGAMARAEVTDFWQVVFNPSTVDRLVHVLLGALLTGSFFVLSVSAFYLLKKRHVEFAKASMRIALAVAIAASLAQLVSGHSSAQVVAEHQPAKLAAFEGLYPETSAGAPLTLFGWVDEKEEKVKFGVAVPGLLSLLLHGNSGAPVTGLRAFRPEDRPPVNLVFQSYHAMVAIGMAILLLSLASALYWWRGKLFETRWLLWGWVAAVVLPHLANQLGWMSAEVGRQPWIVQGLLRTSEGLSKVVSAGETLTSLLLFTLVYVLLFVLFIYLLDHKIKEGPVEAGPEKGGHRA
- the cydB gene encoding cytochrome d ubiquinol oxidase subunit II yields the protein MNLDLNVVWYVLVGVLLTGYAILDGFDLGVGALHLFTKTDEERRLAINSIGPVWDGNEVWLVTGGGALFAAFPHVYATIFSGFYLALVLLLFGLIFRAVAIEFRSKQPMGWWRQMWDVSFSVSSILSALLLGVALGNVAWGIPLAPDHEFAGTFLGLLHPYALLVGVTTVALFMMHGSIYLTLKTEGALHDKVRSWINNTIIFFIICYATTTMATLLYVPHMVAIFKDHPGLFVVALANMLAVANIPREIYHGRDFYAFLSSCAAMAALMALFGLGMLPNLVYSNPNPDLSLTIYNAASSQKTLGIMLVIALIGVPLVLAYTASIYWVFRGKVKLDAQSY